ATCGCAAACTCAAACTACATAAGAGAGCAAATAATTTCAGCTTACGGTATCGATGAGTCGAAGATTGTCACCATTTACAACGGTATAAATTTGCCACAAAAAGTGGAAAAGGGAGAAGCAAAACTTAGCGTATGCGAAGAATTTGGACTTGATTACAATTTACCAATTGTGCTTTTTGTCGGAAATGGCTTTAAAAGAAAAGGCGCAAAGGACTTTTTGCTTCTTGTCTCAAAACTAAAAACGTCAGTAAATGCGCTAATAGTAGGCAAAGATAAAAATTTAAATTCATATAAGAAGCTAGCAAAAAAGCTAAAGATAAAGGCATTTTTTACAGGTGAGCAAAAAATGACTGCAAAATTTTATGAAGCAAGCGATATTTTTATATTTCCAACACACTATGAGCCATTTTCAAATGTCGTTCTAGAGGCGCTTAGCTTTAAAAATATTGTCTTTACAACGGCTCAAAATGGAGCAGCTGAAATTTTAGAAAATCGTTTTGTTATGCGTGAACCAAATGATGAAAGTATACTGGAGCTAGTGGAGCAGGTGCTTAATGATAATGACATGATGAGAGAGCTGCAAGAGAAGTCATTTTTACTTTCACAAAAATTTAGTATAGAAGAAAATGCAAGCAAAACTCTTGAAATCATAAACGAAGTGCTAAATTTGGAGCAAAAGTGAGAGTGTTTATAGAGCTTCCAACTTGGCTTGGTGATGCCGTGATGGCGAGCGGGGCGATAGAAAATTTAAGTAAAAATGCTAAAAATATTGTATTTTTTGGCTCTTACGTGGCCTGTGAGCTTTATAAATCACATCCAAAGTGCGAAAAAGTAGTCATTGACGATAGTAAAAAGCAAAACTCAAGATATTTAAGTCTTATAAAAACGGCCAGCAAGCTTGGAAAATTTGATATCGCTATTAGCTTTAGAAGCTCATTTGCTAGTAAATTTTTGCTATTTTTTCTAAAAGCAACACAAAAATTTTGCTTTAAAAAGAGTAGCGAGAGTTTGCATCAGGTGCAAAAATATCTAAATTTCATAAAGCAAAGCCTGAATTTAAAAGAAATTTCAAACGAACTAAAAATTTATTATGAAGCCAAAAAAAGTGAGCAAAAGCTCCTCGTGCTAAATCCAGGTGCTAGCTACGGAAGTGCCAAAAGGTGGTATCCGCACTATTTTGCAGAGGTTGCGCTGCACTTTAAAGATGAATTTTATGTAAAGATCACTGGCTCAAAAGCTGAGCTTGAGATATGCAATGAAATCGAGCAAATACTCTTACAAAATGGTATGAAATGTGAAAATTTGGCCGGAAAAACAAGCATAAAAGAGCTTTGCGAGGTCATAGGTTCTATAAAAAATGGCATTTTTTTGACAAACGATAGTGGTCCTATGCATATCGCAGCTGCCTATAAAGTGCCACTTGTGGCTCTTTTTGGACCGACTAAATTTAAAGAGACTAGCCCATGGCAAGATGAGAGTGCAAAGATAGTGCATTTAGATTTAGATTGTATGCCATGCATGAAGCGAGTATGTCCTATAAAAACACATGCCTGTATGAAGGAGCTTACGCCAAAAATGGTTATTGCTGAAATAGAACTATTAAGAAAAAAATTAAATTTTTGAAATTCTAAAAATATTAAATATATACATACAAAATTAAAAATTTTAGTTTTTATTTGATTACATTTTTACCAAACATTTGACATTGGTTATCAATATAGTTATAATCACGCAAAAATTTTTACTAAGTAAGAAGGTATTATGGAGCTAATTAAACATCACATTGATCACGTAATTATTGCAATTTTAGGCATTATGAGTTTTTTTGTACTTTGGTATACGATTGAGCGTATTATTTTTTATTCACGCATTGATATAAAAGGCTACAAAAGTATCGAATCGCTTGAAGAAGCACTAACCAAAAATTTAACCACACTTTACATTATCTACTCAAATGCACCATATATAGGACTTCTTGGTACAGTTGCTGGAATTATGATCACATTTTATGATATGGGTATGGCAGGCGGAATCGATACTAAAAGCATAATGGTCGGTCTCTCTCTTGCGCTAAAAGCAACTGCTTTTGGACTACTTGTGGCGATACCGACTTTGATGATTTACAATGGTTTTGTCAGAAAAGTAGATGTAATGCTAAATAGATACAAGGCTGAAAATGCGTCTAAATAAAAAAGATGGGTTAAATATTGTCCCATTTATTGATATTATGCTTGTTTTACTCGCCATCGTGCTTAGTATTTCGACTTTTATTGCTCAAGGCAAGATAGCTATTGATCTTCCAAGTGCAAACAGTGCCGAGCAAAGTAAAGAAGACGATAAAAAGGTAAGCGTAGTAATTGATAAGGATAATAAATTTTTTATAGATGATGTAGAAATTTCTGAGAACGAACTCAAAGATAAGCTAAATGCGGTTGATATAAAGACATTGATCGAACTAAAAAGCGATAAAAATTCGAAATTTGATAGCTTTGTCAAAGTAATTGATATATTAAAAGAGAAGGGCCACGAAAATTTTGCAATCCAAACAATCTCTGAATAAAATTTCAAATTACAGCGGCTTAGCTGTTTCGCTTGTAGTGCATGGAGCAGCAGTATATTTTTTGCTTTCACATAATTTTGATGAGATAAAAATAGGTGAGCAAAAACCGATAAAAATAGCTCTTAATTCATTTACTCCAGTGCCACAAGTCTCAGCACCTCAAATAGCGGAGCAAATGCTTATACCAGAGCCAACTCCACCAGCTCCACCGCCACCACCAGAGCCACCAAAACCTGAACCTAAAAAGGTGGAGAAACCAAAGCGTGAAATAAAAAAGGTAGAGCCTAAAAAAGAGAAAAAAATAGAGCCCAAGCCTGAACCGGTAATTGCTCAGCCAGTGCAGCCTATTGTACCGCCAGCTAGTGTAAATACAAATTTACCAGCCAATAACAAGTCTATCGCTGCAGCTCCAGTTCAAAATGTAACACCTGAGCTAAATTTATCAAATTCGCAAGGTGATGAAGATTTTACGAAGGTTATAATCGCAGTTAAGAGGCATAAAAGTTACCCAAATAATGCTAGACGTATGAAACATCAAGGAGTTGTAGAAGTTAGGTTTTTACTTAAGCAAGACGGCAGCATAGATGAACTTAAAGTTAGTAAAAGCTCTGGTTTTGAGTCGCTTGATAATGGTGCTTTAGAAAATATTCAAAGAGCAAGTTCTGAGTTTCCAAAGCCTAAACAAGATCGTTATCTGCGCTTTCCTATTTCATATACATTAAAATAAATTACAAGCTTATTTAAGCTTGTAATTTATTATCTGTTTTTTAGAATTTCTTTTATATTTCAAGTCAAAATAGAAAAACATAGCTTATTTTATTTAAAAAAGTGTGTATTTTAAACTTGCTTTAAATATTAAACATGTATAATCTGACTTTCTTTAACGAGTGGTTGGATAGCTCAGTCGGTAGAGCAGCAGACTGAAAATCTGCGTGTCGGCAGTTCGATTCTGCCTCTAACCACCATTACCTTTCTTTAAACATCAATCCTTTTTCTCTTAGTTCTATTAAATTTCACATTTACAAGGCTTTTATGCTATTTTTCTAGGTTATTTATAAAATTTAAATAAATTTTTACTATTAATAAATTTAAAAATATAACAATGCTATTTTTATCTTATATATTCTAAGTCAAATAAAATTTTTAAGATCAAATAAAAATTTCGTAAAAGACAATCTTGTAAAAATTTATCCCAAATAAGCTTTTTTAATCAAAATGTTATATTTGTATCAAATCATCCTTAAAATATAAGTTTAATCTAAATCCATAAGAGATATAATCTTGATTAAATTTATATTAACTTAGGAGGTTTCATGGATTTTCTCATGAATTTAAGTGAAGGCATGCAGTTTGCTATCCAGCTTCTCATCGTCCTTATCTGTTTGTTCTACGGAGCTAAAAAAGGCGGTATCGCACTTGGCATGCTAGGTGGTATCGGTCTTATAGTTCTTGTTTTTGGATTTAACATTGAGCCTGGTAAGCCAGCAATTGATGTTATGCTAACTATCCTTGCTGTTGTTGTAGCAAGTGCTACGCTTCAAGCCAGTGGTGGCCTTGATGTTATGCTTCAAATAGCAGAAACCATACTTAGAAAAAATCCAAAATATGTAAGTATTTTGGCTCCTTTTGTAACATGTACGCTTACTATTTTATGCGGCACTGGACACGTTGTTTATACCGTGCTTCCTATCGTTTATGATATCGCTATCAAAAATGGCATCCGCCCAGAGCGACCAATGGCCGCAAGCTCTATTGCTTCACAAATGGGTATCATCGCTAGCCCAGTTTCAGTTGCTGTTGTAACCCTTACAAGCTTTCTTATTAATGCTAAAACTCACCTAGCTGGCTTTGATGGGTATTTAGATCTTTTAAAGATTACGATTCCATCAACATTTTGCGGTGTTTTAGCGGTAGGAATTTTTAGCTGGTTTAGAGGCAAAGATCTTGATAAAGACGAAGTCTTTCAAGCAAAGCTTCAAGATCCTGAGTTTAAAAAATATGTTTATGGCGATAGTGCGACACTTTTAGGCAAAAAGCTTCCTGGCTATCAATGGGCTGCAATGTGGATATTCTTAGGCTCTATCCTTGTAGTTGCGCTTCTTGGATATTTTAAAGATCTTCGTCCAAGCTGGACTACTTACAAAGATGCAACAGTCGTTCAAGTAATAGCCAACCTCCCAACTGAGCAAAAAGTCTTAAAAACCTTAAAAATAAAAGACGCTAGCATCCAAACAGAGGCGGCTGAGTTAAAAGTAGCAAACGATAAGCTAAATGCTAATCAAAAAGCTCAATCAGTCAAAATCATCGGCAAAGACACAAATCAAACTCTTACTCGCACAGCTGATGGTGCAGTAACATATATAAATGAAAAAGGTGCTAAAGAAGAATTCCAAGGTGCTTACATTAATATAAGCAACAAACAAGCATCTTCAAAGAGCCTAAGTATGGTTCATGTCATCCAAATTTTCATGCTTTTAACTGGCGCTATCATTTTAATCTTTACACCAACAGATGCTAGCAAGATCGGTAAAAACGAGATATTTAGATCAGGTATGATTGCTCTTGTTGCAGTATTTGGTATCTCTTGGATGGCTGAGACTATGTTTGCAGTACACACTCCGATGATGAAAGAGGCGCTAGGAAGCATCGTAAAAGAGCACCCTTGGACTTATGCGGTTATGCTTTTGATTATCTCAAAATTTGTAAATTCTCAAGCTGCAGCTTTGGTTGCATTTGTGCCACTAGCTTTAAATATCGATGTTAATCCTGCTATCATTCTAGCCTTTGCGCCAGCTTGCTACGGATACTACATCCTACCAACATATCCAAGCGACCTTGCGGCTATTCAGTTTGATAGAAGCGGTACGACACATATTGGTAAATTTGTTATCAATCACAGCTTTATCATTCCGGGTCTTATTGGCGTTATATCCTCTTGTATATTTGGCTATATTTTTGCAACTGCTTTTGGATATCTATAATAGATAAATTCTCTTGCTGCTAGTAACTTCTAGCAGCAAGAGTAGAATTTATCAAAGCTTATCTTTAAATTTTTGTTTATTGCTCATATAAACGAAGCTTAGCACCTCGGCTACGGCTCTAAAAAGATGTGCTGGTATCGTATCATCGACTTCACAAATTTTATAAAGCTCTCTTGCGAGTGGCGGGTTTTCATAAATTTGCACACCATTTTCAACGGCTATTTTTTTGATTTGCAGTGCTAAAAAATCAACACCTTTTGCAAGTATTATCGGCGCCTCGTCGCGACTTTTATCATATCTTATCGCCACGGCGTAGTGAGTAGGGTTTGTGATGACTACGTCAGCTTGTGGAATATTTTGCATCATTCGACGCTTGGCCGCTCGCATTTGTGCTTGACGAATTCTGCCCTTAACTTGTGGATCTCCTTCCATTTGCTTATACTCATCTTTTATCTCTTGCTTGCTCATACGAAGATCTTTAAAGTATTGAAAACGCACGATAAGAAGGTCGATAAGTCCGATCACGAAAAGTATAAAAAGCATGACACTAACAAGAATGATGAGCTTTTCTTTTAGCCAAGCAAGCTGATCAAACATAGAAAAAAAGAGCGTGTGCGGTAGCTCCTTTATAAACTGCAAGAAAAAATAAAATCCAACACCAAAGACGATGCTAACTTTTAGCACGATTTTAATACTGTCTATCACTTTTTTCATCGAGAATAAATTTTTTAGCCCTTTTAGCGGATTTATCTTGCCAAAATTTGGCATTATGGGTTTTGTGGTAAAGATAAATCCAAACTGCATTACATTTGCGATGACACCAGCGATCGCCACACAGATACAAACTGGAAGTATCATAAGAAGCGACCTTGCAAAGGTATTTACGACGATCATTTTTACAGTTGGCAAGGTAAGTGGCTGACCGATAAATTTTGAGTAATAGATATAAAGTGAGATGATCTGTTCTTTCATAAAATTTAGCATTGCAAGTAGTACGCCAATAGCGATGACAAGGGTCACGAACCCAGCCAGGTCCTGACTTTTGGGAACGTTGCCGTCTTTTTTGGCATCTTCTATCTTTTTGGGGGTCGCTTCTTCGGTTTTTTCCTGATCTTCGCCTGCCATCTTTATCCCATACTTG
Above is a genomic segment from Campylobacter concisus containing:
- the exbB gene encoding TonB-system energizer ExbB, encoding MELIKHHIDHVIIAILGIMSFFVLWYTIERIIFYSRIDIKGYKSIESLEEALTKNLTTLYIIYSNAPYIGLLGTVAGIMITFYDMGMAGGIDTKSIMVGLSLALKATAFGLLVAIPTLMIYNGFVRKVDVMLNRYKAENASK
- a CDS encoding glycosyltransferase family 4 protein, producing the protein MKKIVFLRINPNAVGGAERYLRRLTKALKDVGIDTSIRSYLGEARISSWKKALRFNAQVKRQKQSDEVYFSLERVSCADIYRAGDGVHKIYRATKPFWWVNPLNFVYPYLEKRCFKNSKKIIANSNYIREQIISAYGIDESKIVTIYNGINLPQKVEKGEAKLSVCEEFGLDYNLPIVLFVGNGFKRKGAKDFLLLVSKLKTSVNALIVGKDKNLNSYKKLAKKLKIKAFFTGEQKMTAKFYEASDIFIFPTHYEPFSNVVLEALSFKNIVFTTAQNGAAEILENRFVMREPNDESILELVEQVLNDNDMMRELQEKSFLLSQKFSIEENASKTLEIINEVLNLEQK
- a CDS encoding energy transducer TonB, producing the protein MQSKQSLNKISNYSGLAVSLVVHGAAVYFLLSHNFDEIKIGEQKPIKIALNSFTPVPQVSAPQIAEQMLIPEPTPPAPPPPPEPPKPEPKKVEKPKREIKKVEPKKEKKIEPKPEPVIAQPVQPIVPPASVNTNLPANNKSIAAAPVQNVTPELNLSNSQGDEDFTKVIIAVKRHKSYPNNARRMKHQGVVEVRFLLKQDGSIDELKVSKSSGFESLDNGALENIQRASSEFPKPKQDRYLRFPISYTLK
- the waaF gene encoding lipopolysaccharide heptosyltransferase II, with amino-acid sequence MRVFIELPTWLGDAVMASGAIENLSKNAKNIVFFGSYVACELYKSHPKCEKVVIDDSKKQNSRYLSLIKTASKLGKFDIAISFRSSFASKFLLFFLKATQKFCFKKSSESLHQVQKYLNFIKQSLNLKEISNELKIYYEAKKSEQKLLVLNPGASYGSAKRWYPHYFAEVALHFKDEFYVKITGSKAELEICNEIEQILLQNGMKCENLAGKTSIKELCEVIGSIKNGIFLTNDSGPMHIAAAYKVPLVALFGPTKFKETSPWQDESAKIVHLDLDCMPCMKRVCPIKTHACMKELTPKMVIAEIELLRKKLNF
- the exbD gene encoding TonB system transport protein ExbD yields the protein MRLNKKDGLNIVPFIDIMLVLLAIVLSISTFIAQGKIAIDLPSANSAEQSKEDDKKVSVVIDKDNKFFIDDVEISENELKDKLNAVDIKTLIELKSDKNSKFDSFVKVIDILKEKGHENFAIQTISE
- a CDS encoding anaerobic C4-dicarboxylate transporter → MDFLMNLSEGMQFAIQLLIVLICLFYGAKKGGIALGMLGGIGLIVLVFGFNIEPGKPAIDVMLTILAVVVASATLQASGGLDVMLQIAETILRKNPKYVSILAPFVTCTLTILCGTGHVVYTVLPIVYDIAIKNGIRPERPMAASSIASQMGIIASPVSVAVVTLTSFLINAKTHLAGFDGYLDLLKITIPSTFCGVLAVGIFSWFRGKDLDKDEVFQAKLQDPEFKKYVYGDSATLLGKKLPGYQWAAMWIFLGSILVVALLGYFKDLRPSWTTYKDATVVQVIANLPTEQKVLKTLKIKDASIQTEAAELKVANDKLNANQKAQSVKIIGKDTNQTLTRTADGAVTYINEKGAKEEFQGAYINISNKQASSKSLSMVHVIQIFMLLTGAIILIFTPTDASKIGKNEIFRSGMIALVAVFGISWMAETMFAVHTPMMKEALGSIVKEHPWTYAVMLLIISKFVNSQAAALVAFVPLALNIDVNPAIILAFAPACYGYYILPTYPSDLAAIQFDRSGTTHIGKFVINHSFIIPGLIGVISSCIFGYIFATAFGYL
- the flhB gene encoding flagellar biosynthesis protein FlhB; this encodes MAGEDQEKTEEATPKKIEDAKKDGNVPKSQDLAGFVTLVIAIGVLLAMLNFMKEQIISLYIYYSKFIGQPLTLPTVKMIVVNTFARSLLMILPVCICVAIAGVIANVMQFGFIFTTKPIMPNFGKINPLKGLKNLFSMKKVIDSIKIVLKVSIVFGVGFYFFLQFIKELPHTLFFSMFDQLAWLKEKLIILVSVMLFILFVIGLIDLLIVRFQYFKDLRMSKQEIKDEYKQMEGDPQVKGRIRQAQMRAAKRRMMQNIPQADVVITNPTHYAVAIRYDKSRDEAPIILAKGVDFLALQIKKIAVENGVQIYENPPLARELYKICEVDDTIPAHLFRAVAEVLSFVYMSNKQKFKDKL